A stretch of Fusobacterium sp. DNA encodes these proteins:
- a CDS encoding restriction endonuclease, which produces MRYYIFRIDYNNLDYLKKEIEQGRLRQGWGALGLSLLDTFEEQREKEEWICSYLQVWKNDYNKLDYIRKKHTNLLKMLEMEKGDIIVIPKYPYWDTLSVVEVAEKYTFKVEKGIEDYGHIIRINIKKLKTFNYLSNEYSKEIHNKLRGYQTAINSVKDENIKKAIKELLSLESNYEIRELEEIIKKRFEENIKNLNQEIFTIRNNEVETLVEKIFINQGYVVDKRNSYDGKGGDVDRIFIRNLPILGEIDNEIAFNKIYVQVKKKDGECNELEGIEQLEKIVKNLNNIENRIYKVLVCTGGFSKEVEEEAKLKGIILINGTQLMRLSLKYL; this is translated from the coding sequence ATGAGATACTATATTTTTAGAATAGATTATAATAATCTTGATTATTTAAAAAAAGAAATAGAACAGGGAAGATTAAGGCAAGGTTGGGGAGCTTTAGGATTATCTCTTTTAGATACATTTGAAGAACAGAGAGAGAAAGAAGAGTGGATCTGTAGTTATTTACAAGTATGGAAAAATGATTATAATAAATTAGATTATATTAGAAAAAAACATACTAATTTATTAAAAATGTTGGAAATGGAAAAAGGAGATATAATTGTAATTCCTAAATATCCTTATTGGGATACTTTATCAGTAGTAGAAGTAGCAGAAAAGTATACTTTTAAAGTAGAAAAGGGAATAGAAGATTATGGACATATCATTAGAATAAATATTAAAAAGTTAAAAACTTTTAATTATTTAAGCAATGAGTATAGTAAAGAAATTCATAATAAATTAAGAGGTTATCAAACTGCCATTAATAGTGTAAAAGATGAAAATATTAAAAAGGCTATAAAAGAATTATTAAGTTTAGAAAGCAACTATGAAATTAGAGAACTTGAAGAAATTATAAAGAAAAGATTTGAAGAAAATATAAAAAATTTAAATCAAGAAATATTTACAATTAGAAATAATGAAGTGGAAACTTTAGTTGAAAAAATTTTTATAAATCAAGGTTATGTAGTTGATAAGAGAAATAGTTATGATGGAAAAGGTGGAGATGTAGATAGAATTTTTATAAGAAATTTGCCAATATTAGGAGAAATAGATAATGAAATTGCTTTTAATAAAATTTATGTACAAGTAAAGAAAAAAGATGGAGAATGTAATGAATTAGAAGGAATAGAACAATTGGAAAAGATAGTAAAAAACTTGAATAATATTGAAAATAGAATTTATAAAGTATTGGTTTGTACTGGTGGATTCAGTAAAGAAGTTGAAGAAGAAGCCAAGTTGAAAGGGATCATTTTAATAAATGGAACTCAACTTATGAGGTTAAGCTTGAAATACTTATGA
- a CDS encoding dynamin family protein, which translates to MIENDYQKIKEEVLRNYNYFQKNISNLKGLEYIKSQGEEERVIESIRKLAEDIKNDKFKLMVLGEAKSGKSTFINAYLGVNLLPTGILQCTSSIIKIKYGEKIKLIATKGDNNFIEHEEINKIQRFLKENGAINEKYRDIPVDLINYEIFFKKNGEKIYEKEIDEFINGIMNEKEPGTDDEKYKKLIKEYINSKKDGDWRNLIKEISIEYPFESDDMKGIEIIDSPGVNAIGGLGSITEDYIKNVNAIIFLHSVEVPIESKALQELIIKNSINRDTSFLVLTKAGKLSSKNLEEKFNEAYKYYQNIINKEQILAVDSLLRLYRIEIKNSKKTFEELCEYIDENENSIDPAITACFSRTTKNLEDLIKKIENKSNFLHLSKVVDKFGRKSFYLLAKDFLKTIEEFYKRISSKLEQDKGILDIIDPKIIQEKISKIIAEIEEKEDIANIKVQAIDREYNSIINEKIKYEIEEYSRSMNEIVTFEELEKHFFYFRNHLKNYQENIIKEIQEKCNREIIYTDTINDYSYLIPEFTSEDFEKIKKETEKDSEEVEEYENGITFRKVEYIHKYSQDKHVNKIKDSITDRANEISNKLSKYLCSYLTNTIEKYEKILQKNIDTRKDELKKTEVLYENNEKLIEKKLKIEEILGAIYKSKQENEKIIKVIKKNIRFIEGDRNEII; encoded by the coding sequence GTGATAGAAAACGATTATCAAAAAATAAAGGAAGAAGTATTAAGAAATTACAATTATTTTCAAAAAAATATTTCTAATTTGAAAGGATTAGAATATATAAAAAGTCAAGGTGAAGAAGAAAGAGTAATAGAAAGTATAAGAAAATTGGCAGAAGATATAAAAAATGATAAATTTAAGTTAATGGTCTTAGGAGAAGCTAAAAGTGGAAAATCTACTTTTATAAATGCATATTTGGGAGTGAATTTATTACCAACAGGAATTTTACAGTGTACAAGTTCAATAATAAAAATAAAATATGGAGAAAAAATTAAATTAATAGCTACTAAAGGGGATAATAATTTTATTGAACATGAAGAGATTAACAAAATACAAAGATTTTTAAAAGAGAATGGAGCTATAAATGAAAAATATAGAGATATACCAGTAGACTTAATAAATTATGAAATATTTTTTAAAAAGAATGGAGAAAAAATTTATGAAAAAGAAATTGATGAATTTATTAATGGTATAATGAATGAAAAAGAGCCTGGCACAGATGATGAAAAATATAAAAAATTAATTAAAGAATATATTAACAGTAAGAAAGATGGAGATTGGAGAAATCTTATAAAAGAAATAAGTATAGAATATCCTTTTGAATCAGATGATATGAAGGGAATTGAAATAATAGATAGCCCTGGAGTTAATGCAATAGGAGGATTAGGAAGTATTACTGAAGACTATATAAAAAATGTAAATGCTATAATTTTTTTACATTCAGTAGAAGTCCCAATAGAATCAAAAGCCTTACAAGAACTAATTATAAAAAATTCAATAAATAGAGATACTTCATTTTTAGTATTAACAAAAGCTGGTAAATTATCTTCAAAAAATTTAGAAGAAAAATTTAATGAAGCATATAAATATTATCAAAACATAATAAATAAAGAACAGATTTTAGCAGTAGATAGTCTTTTAAGATTATATAGAATTGAGATTAAAAATTCTAAAAAAACTTTTGAGGAATTGTGTGAATATATTGATGAAAATGAAAATTCTATTGACCCAGCAATAACTGCTTGTTTTTCTCGGACTACTAAGAATTTGGAAGATTTGATAAAAAAGATAGAGAATAAATCAAATTTTTTACACTTATCAAAGGTAGTAGATAAATTTGGAAGAAAATCTTTTTATTTATTAGCAAAAGATTTTTTAAAAACAATCGAGGAATTTTATAAAAGAATTTCTTCTAAATTAGAGCAAGATAAAGGTATTTTAGATATTATAGATCCAAAGATAATACAAGAAAAAATCAGTAAAATTATTGCTGAAATAGAAGAAAAAGAAGATATTGCCAATATTAAAGTTCAAGCTATTGATAGAGAATATAACAGCATTATAAATGAAAAGATAAAATATGAAATAGAAGAATATAGTAGAAGTATGAATGAAATAGTAACTTTTGAAGAACTTGAAAAACATTTTTTTTATTTTAGAAATCATTTAAAAAACTATCAAGAAAATATTATAAAAGAAATACAAGAAAAATGTAATAGAGAGATAATATATACTGATACTATAAATGATTATTCATATCTAATACCTGAATTTACTTCAGAAGATTTTGAAAAAATAAAAAAAGAAACAGAAAAAGATTCAGAAGAAGTAGAAGAATATGAAAATGGGATAACTTTTAGAAAAGTAGAATATATTCATAAATATTCACAAGACAAACATGTAAATAAAATAAAAGATTCAATTACAGATAGGGCAAATGAAATAAGTAATAAACTCAGTAAATATCTATGCTCATATCTAACAAATACAATTGAAAAATATGAAAAAATATTGCAAAAAAATATAGATACAAGAAAAGACGAGCTAAAAAAAACAGAAGTATTGTATGAGAATAATGAGAAATTAATTGAAAAAAAATTAAAAATAGAAGAAATATTGGGAGCAATTTATAAGTCAAAACAAGAAAATGAAAAAATTATAAAGGTTATAAAGAAAAATATAAGATTTATAGAAGGAGATAGAAATGAAATTATATGA
- a CDS encoding tetratricopeptide repeat protein — translation MDNLVLQEDVNYLIQESKENIEKVTVEMISLMNDSNKKLQTIENQSWFKRMVKTVTGKNTLSKNEIKENSEKLNFYMIDVISELYKRQVVEQRVILSLSRNINNLIKEQNNIYKELYNTKYIMGSFVKKLNEKLINLTQKLNNKVDSIDNFYMLIDEIRLGTYTHTNFLVAICMILSKIDENNIKELDNKKVKSLEENMKKMDIIDDVKIDIIDFFKDIKNITPNDLSKIYIEISSFRNNYIVDILLQIIENILFNGELRKEELDFIMLENRINTNIQISLKDIFNKLLKCKIEILEELNLGLEKKLIESEIEENKAIIISKEEAKLEYGLGKLYLKEEKFSEGIKHLIIAAEQGNENAQYELGKYYIEAGKEERYRVGVKWLERAAKQGRVEAKFELGKCYKFGYGVIKDSIRGYKYIKKAALLGNKEAENFLMSDL, via the coding sequence ATGGATAATTTAGTTTTACAAGAAGATGTTAATTATCTTATACAAGAAAGTAAAGAAAATATAGAAAAAGTAACAGTAGAAATGATTTCTTTGATGAATGACAGTAATAAAAAATTACAGACAATAGAAAACCAAAGCTGGTTTAAAAGAATGGTAAAGACTGTTACAGGAAAAAATACTTTAAGTAAAAATGAAATAAAAGAAAATTCTGAGAAATTAAATTTTTATATGATAGATGTCATTTCTGAATTATACAAAAGGCAGGTTGTAGAACAGAGAGTGATACTCAGTTTGAGTAGAAATATCAATAATTTAATTAAAGAGCAAAATAATATATATAAAGAACTCTATAATACAAAGTATATTATGGGGAGTTTTGTGAAGAAGTTAAATGAAAAACTAATTAACCTTACTCAAAAATTAAATAATAAAGTTGATAGCATTGATAATTTTTATATGCTTATTGATGAGATAAGGCTAGGAACATACACTCATACTAATTTTTTAGTTGCTATTTGTATGATTTTATCTAAGATTGATGAAAATAATATCAAAGAATTAGATAATAAAAAAGTAAAATCACTTGAAGAAAATATGAAAAAAATGGATATAATTGACGATGTTAAAATAGATATCATTGATTTTTTTAAAGATATTAAGAACATCACACCAAATGACTTAAGTAAAATTTATATAGAAATAAGTAGTTTTAGAAATAATTATATTGTAGATATATTGTTGCAAATAATAGAAAATATTCTATTCAATGGAGAATTAAGAAAAGAAGAATTAGATTTTATTATGTTAGAAAATAGAATAAATACAAATATCCAAATATCATTGAAAGATATTTTTAATAAATTATTAAAGTGTAAAATAGAAATATTGGAAGAATTAAATTTAGGTTTAGAAAAGAAGTTAATAGAGAGTGAAATAGAGGAAAATAAAGCCATAATTATTTCTAAAGAAGAAGCAAAACTTGAGTATGGACTAGGAAAACTTTATTTAAAAGAAGAAAAATTCTCAGAAGGTATTAAACATTTAATAATAGCAGCAGAACAAGGAAATGAAAATGCTCAATATGAATTAGGGAAATATTATATTGAGGCTGGAAAAGAAGAGAGATATAGAGTGGGAGTTAAGTGGTTAGAAAGAGCAGCAAAACAAGGAAGAGTAGAAGCTAAGTTTGAATTAGGAAAATGTTATAAATTTGGTTATGGGGTAATTAAAGATTCAATAAGAGGATATAAGTATATAAAGAAAGCAGCTCTTTTAGGAAATAAAGAGGCAGAAAATTTTTTAATGAGTGATTTATAA